The stretch of DNA CGCAACAAAGTCTGTGATTAATGCTATAACTGGCAGTTCAGGAAACGTTGGACTGATAGAAGACTCTTTGTATTGGTCATTTTGCAGCACATCAATTCGTAACTGGCCATTCTCAAACCGCCAAAGTTCTGGAACTTGTAATGCTTTGTAAGCTTCTAGCTGAGTTTTAGAAGTGATGTCAATCTCAATTACTAAATCTGGTGGAGGATCTACCGTCAGGTCAATTCTACTGCGACCAATCATTTGTACGTAATTCGCAATGTAGAATGACTCATCAGGCTCAACTCCACGTTCCATATCCTGTCGCTTAAAAGTCGTTGAACCAAAAGACTCACAATCTATTTCTAATTCTTCGAGTAAGATTTTTACTAAATCTCCAACGATTCCCTTAATTACTTCATGTTCTGGCAGCGGTGACATAATCTCTAACGTACCCTGGCTGTAGGCAACTCGCGAGCCACGATGTTCGCCTAAATCTTCTAAAATCTCCTCAAATTGCTGCCAGTTTACATTTCGCAATAATATACGTTGTCCTGGTGAGATATCAAGTTGACTGAGTTGCAGCGTTACCATAATTTGTAATTGACAACAATTGAATTTTGTTGAACATTATCGCAAGTTGCAATTGCACATACCAATACTTCAAGTATTGTCTCTACATTTATAAATGTTAGAATAAAATTAAACCTGCATTTTTTAGCTAGAAAAAAAGGTTTACGGGTATATCCGCAAGCAAGTCAACTTTAGATTGGCAGAAAACTGACGGGGAATCTATGCTTTTGAGGGCTGAAAGCTTGATACAACTAAATGACTGCACAATCATCTTTATCGCAATAGACTACACGATCAGATCGCAAACGGCTTTTCAGTGAAATGTTCCAATTTCCTTAGAACTAATTAATCTTTGCTCCAAGTGAATTGGATTTAAGTAACTAAAATCGGCAAAACATCAGCTGATATTTACTAGCTAAAAGCTAC from Chroococcidiopsis sp. TS-821 encodes:
- a CDS encoding Uma2 family endonuclease translates to MVTLQLSQLDISPGQRILLRNVNWQQFEEILEDLGEHRGSRVAYSQGTLEIMSPLPEHEVIKGIVGDLVKILLEELEIDCESFGSTTFKRQDMERGVEPDESFYIANYVQMIGRSRIDLTVDPPPDLVIEIDITSKTQLEAYKALQVPELWRFENGQLRIDVLQNDQYKESSISPTFPELPVIALITDFVAQARSLGRSRALKAFRQWIRQWRAVRVNKNKYE